A window from Campylobacter concisus encodes these proteins:
- the hypD gene encoding hydrogenase formation protein HypD — protein MDLINDFRDKNLILALSKLIQKESTKPLNIMEICGGHTHSIMKFALPSLVGEHINFIHGPGCPVCVMPKSRIDEACKLASMDNVIFCTLADMLRVPGSKTSLQKLRGEGHDIRALYTPLDALNIAQQNPDKKVIFFAIGFETTTPMSANLVEKVVQEGIKNLYFHINHVTVPAPVRAIMSDENVRIDAFLGPSHVSVITGSKIYKELADEFKRPIAISGFEPLDIMASVLNLVRQQNAGTHEVYNEYARAVKEEGNVKAKELIAKYFEPCDFVWRGLGEIAQSGMKLKDEFAYLDARVQFDCSVESAGESKACICGQILRGLAKPTECKVFGKVCNPQNPIGSCMVSSEGACAAYFKYARVG, from the coding sequence GCCCCTAAATATAATGGAAATTTGCGGCGGACACACGCATAGCATTATGAAATTTGCACTGCCAAGTTTGGTTGGAGAGCATATAAATTTCATCCATGGCCCAGGCTGTCCGGTCTGCGTGATGCCAAAGAGCCGCATAGATGAGGCCTGTAAGCTAGCTAGCATGGATAATGTGATCTTTTGCACGCTAGCTGATATGCTAAGAGTGCCTGGCTCAAAGACAAGCTTGCAAAAGCTTCGTGGCGAGGGACATGATATAAGAGCGCTTTACACTCCACTTGATGCGCTAAATATAGCACAACAAAATCCAGACAAAAAGGTCATATTTTTTGCAATCGGCTTTGAGACGACGACACCGATGAGCGCAAATTTGGTTGAAAAAGTGGTGCAAGAGGGCATTAAAAATTTATACTTTCACATAAATCACGTAACTGTCCCGGCTCCAGTTAGAGCTATAATGAGCGATGAAAACGTGAGGATAGACGCATTTTTAGGCCCAAGCCATGTAAGTGTCATCACTGGAAGTAAAATTTATAAAGAGCTAGCAGATGAGTTTAAAAGACCAATCGCCATTAGCGGTTTTGAGCCGCTTGACATCATGGCAAGTGTCTTAAATTTAGTCCGTCAGCAAAATGCAGGCACACATGAAGTCTACAACGAGTACGCAAGGGCTGTCAAAGAAGAGGGTAATGTCAAGGCAAAAGAGCTCATAGCTAAGTACTTTGAGCCGTGCGACTTTGTCTGGAGAGGCCTTGGCGAGATAGCGCAAAGCGGCATGAAGCTAAAAGACGAGTTTGCCTACCTTGACGCTAGGGTGCAGTTTGACTGCAGTGTAGAGAGCGCTGGCGAGAGCAAGGCTTGCATTTGTGGGCAAATTTTAAGAGGGCTAGCAAAACCAACAGAGTGTAAAGTCTTTGGTAAAGTTTGCAATCCGCAAAATCCGATAGGATCGTGCATGGTCTCAAGCGAGGGTGCTTGTGCGGCGTATTTTAAATATGCAAGAGTTGGTTAA
- the hypE gene encoding hydrogenase expression/formation protein HypE, protein MKKIMLSHGGGGEEMNSLINETIFKIFDNEILRQSNDSAILNLGGKIAFSSDSFVVTPIFFNGGDIGKIAACGTINDLAMVGASAKYLSCSLIIEEGLGIEELEHVLGSLAKTCKESGVSIVCGDTKVVPKGKCDKIFINTAGIGEIVCEGVELKNLKAGAKILISGDVGRHGGVVLAAREEFELGLDLKSDCKSLKEVVLKLLSAGIKPQCMRDATRGGLSAVLNEWAKFSKFDILVFEENIKVADEVMGVCELFGFEPYELANEGTFVMAVDESQAETALEILREFDKNAMIIGEAMEAKNERVIIENAYKSRRFLEPPKGELLPRIC, encoded by the coding sequence ATGAAAAAGATAATGCTAAGCCACGGCGGAGGCGGCGAGGAGATGAACTCGCTTATAAATGAGACAATATTTAAAATTTTTGATAATGAAATTTTAAGGCAGAGCAACGACTCGGCAATATTAAATTTAGGTGGCAAGATCGCTTTTAGCTCTGATAGCTTTGTCGTGACTCCCATTTTTTTTAATGGCGGTGACATCGGCAAGATCGCAGCTTGTGGCACGATAAATGACCTTGCAATGGTTGGAGCAAGCGCAAAATACCTAAGCTGCTCGCTCATCATCGAAGAGGGGCTTGGTATAGAAGAACTTGAGCACGTGCTTGGATCGCTTGCAAAAACTTGTAAAGAAAGTGGCGTGAGCATAGTTTGTGGTGATACAAAGGTCGTGCCAAAAGGCAAATGCGATAAAATTTTCATAAACACGGCTGGTATCGGCGAGATAGTTTGCGAAGGCGTGGAGCTTAAAAATTTAAAAGCAGGGGCTAAAATTTTAATCTCTGGAGATGTTGGCAGGCACGGTGGTGTGGTGCTTGCAGCAAGAGAGGAATTTGAGCTTGGGCTTGATCTAAAAAGTGACTGCAAGAGCCTAAAAGAGGTTGTCTTAAAGCTACTTAGCGCTGGCATAAAACCGCAGTGCATGCGTGACGCGACTAGGGGCGGACTAAGTGCAGTGCTAAATGAATGGGCTAAATTTAGTAAATTTGATATCTTGGTCTTTGAAGAAAATATAAAAGTAGCCGACGAAGTTATGGGCGTTTGTGAGCTATTTGGATTTGAGCCTTATGAGCTTGCAAATGAGGGCACTTTTGTGATGGCTGTTGATGAGAGCCAGGCCGAGACTGCACTAGAAATTTTAAGAGAATTTGATAAAAATGCGATGATAATAGGCGAGGCAATGGAAGCTAAAAACGAGCGTGTCATTATCGAAAACGCCTATAAATCAAGAAGATTTCTCGAGCCGCCAAAGGGCGAGCTACTACCAAGGATCTGCTAA
- the hypA gene encoding hydrogenase maturation nickel metallochaperone HypA produces MHELSIVQNLVSLCEKNAAKENAKEISKIEIKVGRLSGVEPHYLESAFDVYKAGTICENAELVINLQAVVIECLDCGFGGELSENDFTCPKCKSQNLKVTDGEEMYLMRLEMK; encoded by the coding sequence ATGCACGAGCTCAGTATCGTTCAAAATTTAGTCAGCCTTTGCGAGAAAAACGCAGCTAAAGAAAATGCCAAAGAGATAAGTAAAATCGAGATAAAGGTCGGCCGTCTAAGCGGTGTTGAGCCACACTATTTAGAGAGTGCCTTCGATGTTTATAAGGCTGGTACGATCTGCGAAAACGCCGAACTTGTGATAAATTTACAAGCTGTGGTTATTGAGTGCTTGGATTGCGGATTTGGTGGGGAGCTTAGCGAAAATGACTTTACTTGTCCAAAGTGCAAAAGCCAAAATTTAAAGGTGACTGACGGAGAAGAGATGTATCTTATGCGCCTTGAGATGAAGTAA
- a CDS encoding AsmA-like C-terminal domain-containing protein, whose translation MEQLYIKLDKKIIARAKQIKLPNFKKESKQKSSDERLLNLSKSVDFIDTIFQEISLENVQIGDDFKLKILFLDDIFFVDSPYLNVDIKFQNEQQDGIDLFSVRNLSFKDFNVSISGEGSADFDKNDYKFEGNFTSHELRGKLNFALKDTFLTYKAYDVEAGSIKNFIDELDRRIELNSEVKNWIYGYIVADDYELKEINGKANLAKNNFYLNDLNATANTKNLLVKFEKGLPAVNVGEANITLKNSKLKFDLISPIYKGKKLDGSSVVINNIFDEKSANLELLIKTKSIYDEAINEILKAYKIIVPVRQLSGKMDASLKILIKLDEKSLENFDEKSVIANGEFKLSDAVLEIAGSKFNAKNALVKLINTINLSIDATGFGLEFFKANAKADINLQKSTGEIKGTIESFDLKEKNDEILAFKNEPFTAFLDFSKADETLLKIEPFGLDMSFGSESKITTKNSKFFIESSPVLKQNGVHGFDELSIKSKDFTDLEIFAKEVNFDLPFLDKNGSKYENDDLKILVSKTGVKVDSASKKLSLDIKEKAINVKTKDLNLLVLDDNKTSEQITPLELLAKNGDIILRDLNKTLPFTSFSAEKKGKSTSLNGLAKQGRVGYFNDEKSINLDATDISGEFINDLFGIKSFEGGKFRLKLLGENSKNFKAEVRFFDTFLKDYIFYQRLLSFLNSVPSLLSFKTPDFNDKGFTVKNGKILLTRNGDMIEFLAIEMIGTSADIGGRGTIDLKSKKINIDLELKLLKDASSIIDKIPLVNQIILGKDRSLSTVIAIRGTTDKPEYSTQILQDALLSPLKIIRNVIQAPFLIFE comes from the coding sequence TTGGAGCAATTATATATAAAATTAGATAAAAAAATAATTGCAAGAGCAAAGCAGATAAAGCTCCCAAATTTTAAGAAAGAAAGCAAGCAAAAAAGCAGCGATGAGCGCCTTTTAAATCTTAGTAAAAGCGTAGATTTTATAGATACGATTTTTCAAGAAATTTCACTTGAAAATGTGCAAATAGGCGATGATTTTAAACTAAAAATTCTATTTTTAGATGATATATTTTTTGTTGATAGCCCTTATTTAAATGTGGATATTAAATTCCAAAACGAACAGCAAGATGGAATAGATCTTTTTAGCGTTAGAAATTTAAGCTTTAAGGATTTTAACGTCAGTATTAGCGGCGAAGGAAGTGCAGATTTTGATAAAAATGACTATAAATTTGAGGGAAATTTCACCTCTCATGAGCTGCGCGGTAAGCTAAATTTTGCCCTAAAAGATACATTTTTAACCTACAAAGCTTACGATGTCGAGGCTGGAAGCATTAAAAACTTCATTGATGAGCTTGATAGACGCATAGAGCTAAATAGTGAAGTTAAAAACTGGATATATGGATACATCGTTGCTGATGATTACGAGCTAAAAGAGATTAACGGCAAGGCTAATTTAGCTAAAAATAACTTTTATCTAAATGATCTAAATGCCACCGCAAACACTAAAAATTTGCTCGTTAAATTTGAAAAAGGCTTGCCAGCCGTAAATGTAGGTGAGGCAAATATCACGCTTAAAAACTCAAAACTTAAATTTGATCTTATTTCGCCTATTTACAAGGGTAAAAAGCTTGATGGCTCAAGCGTTGTGATAAATAATATCTTTGATGAAAAAAGCGCAAATTTAGAGCTACTTATAAAGACAAAATCAATTTATGATGAAGCTATAAATGAGATATTAAAAGCTTATAAAATCATCGTGCCAGTAAGGCAGCTTAGCGGAAAAATGGATGCTAGCTTAAAAATTTTGATAAAGCTTGATGAGAAAAGCTTAGAAAATTTTGACGAAAAAAGCGTCATTGCAAATGGAGAATTTAAGCTAAGTGACGCGGTTTTAGAAATAGCTGGGAGTAAATTTAACGCTAAAAACGCCCTTGTAAAGCTCATAAATACGATAAATTTAAGCATCGATGCTACTGGCTTTGGGCTTGAGTTTTTTAAAGCAAATGCCAAGGCTGATATAAATTTACAAAAAAGCACTGGCGAGATAAAAGGCACAATAGAAAGCTTTGATCTAAAAGAAAAAAATGATGAAATTTTAGCCTTTAAAAATGAGCCATTTACTGCTTTTTTAGACTTTAGCAAGGCTGATGAAACTTTGCTCAAGATAGAGCCATTTGGGCTTGATATGAGCTTTGGCAGTGAAAGCAAAATAACAACAAAAAATAGTAAATTTTTCATAGAGAGCTCGCCTGTTTTAAAGCAAAACGGCGTGCATGGTTTTGATGAACTTAGTATAAAAAGTAAGGATTTTACTGATCTTGAAATTTTTGCCAAAGAGGTAAACTTTGATTTGCCGTTTTTAGATAAAAATGGCTCAAAGTACGAAAATGACGATCTTAAAATTTTAGTCTCAAAAACTGGTGTGAAGGTAGATAGCGCAAGTAAAAAGTTAAGCCTAGACATAAAAGAAAAAGCCATAAACGTAAAAACTAAAGATCTAAATTTGCTAGTGCTTGACGATAACAAAACCAGCGAGCAAATCACGCCGCTTGAGCTTTTAGCAAAAAATGGCGATATCATTTTAAGGGATCTAAACAAGACCTTGCCATTTACTAGCTTTAGTGCCGAAAAAAAGGGCAAAAGCACCTCGCTAAATGGGCTAGCAAAACAAGGAAGAGTTGGCTATTTTAACGATGAAAAGAGTATAAATTTAGACGCAACCGACATAAGCGGAGAATTTATCAACGACCTTTTTGGCATCAAGAGTTTTGAGGGTGGTAAATTTCGCCTGAAACTACTTGGAGAAAACTCTAAGAATTTCAAGGCAGAGGTGAGATTTTTTGATACTTTTTTAAAAGATTATATCTTTTATCAAAGACTACTTAGCTTTTTAAACTCCGTTCCATCGCTTCTTAGCTTTAAAACGCCTGACTTTAATGACAAGGGCTTTACTGTTAAAAATGGTAAAATTTTACTCACTAGAAATGGCGATATGATCGAGTTTTTGGCGATTGAAATGATAGGCACAAGCGCTGATATCGGCGGACGTGGTACGATCGATCTAAAGAGTAAAAAGATAAATATCGACCTTGAGCTAAAGCTACTAAAAGATGCTAGCAGTATCATTGATAAAATTCCACTGGTAAATCAAATAATCCTTGGCAAGGACCGCTCGCTCTCAACTGTCATCGCCATACGAGGCACTACCGATAAGCCTGAGTACTCGACGCAGATCCTGCAAGACGCCCTGCTCTCGCCACTAAAGATAATAAGAAACGTGATTCAGGCTCCGTTTTTGATATTTGAGTAG
- the mltG gene encoding endolytic transglycosylase MltG, giving the protein MIKNFMKKPYLDIFFDIVAIIFLSIFVYLARPINTSKVVFIPKGSVGEIISYLANRNFNLSVIDKYAILFIGSPQSGWIEIGQDKISRVDFLKKLAKSKAALTEITLIPGETTIVFLNQIAAQLGLDPVKLNSEYNALAPVSDGFLMPNTYKIPIGISERHLAFYLVNSSKKAQSEISNKIFGEYNEKKWFKILTIASIIQKEAANNAEMPLVASVIYNRLNKGMRLQMDGTLNYGIYSHDVITAERIRSDMSEFNTYLNDGIPPSPVCSVSISAIKAAINPVKSDYLYFVLDKKAKKHIFSKTLSEHNQNIGK; this is encoded by the coding sequence ATGATAAAAAATTTTATGAAAAAGCCATATTTAGACATTTTTTTTGATATCGTAGCCATCATTTTCCTAAGTATTTTTGTCTATTTGGCACGCCCTATAAACACAAGCAAGGTCGTTTTTATACCAAAGGGAAGTGTGGGCGAGATTATATCTTATTTAGCTAATCGTAACTTTAACTTAAGCGTGATAGACAAATACGCCATACTTTTTATCGGCTCTCCGCAATCTGGCTGGATAGAGATCGGTCAAGACAAAATTTCAAGGGTTGATTTTTTAAAAAAACTTGCAAAATCAAAAGCAGCTTTAACCGAGATAACGCTAATACCAGGCGAAACGACTATCGTTTTTTTAAACCAGATCGCCGCCCAGCTAGGACTTGACCCAGTTAAGCTAAATAGCGAATATAACGCTCTTGCTCCAGTGAGTGATGGCTTTTTGATGCCAAATACATATAAAATTCCAATAGGCATCAGCGAAAGGCACCTTGCTTTTTATCTTGTAAATTCATCAAAAAAGGCTCAAAGCGAGATCAGCAATAAAATTTTTGGCGAATACAATGAGAAAAAATGGTTTAAAATTTTAACGATCGCTTCGATCATCCAAAAAGAAGCGGCAAACAACGCTGAGATGCCACTTGTCGCCTCAGTCATTTATAACCGCCTAAATAAAGGTATGAGGCTGCAAATGGACGGCACATTAAACTACGGAATTTATTCGCACGATGTGATCACGGCTGAGCGCATAAGAAGTGATATGAGCGAGTTTAATACCTATCTAAACGACGGCATTCCGCCAAGTCCGGTTTGCTCGGTCTCGATAAGTGCGATCAAAGCAGCAATAAACCCTGTAAAGAGCGATTATCTATACTTTGTGCTTGACAAAAAGGCAAAAAAACACATTTTTTCAAAAACCTTAAGCGAGCACAACCAAAATATAGGAAAATAG
- a CDS encoding NADP-dependent isocitrate dehydrogenase, translated as MSDIIWTKTDEAPLFASYSLFPIVKSFLSRTDISITRADISLAGRILSLFSKELGLNKSDELELLGELTAHKEANIIKLPNISATLVQLKAAIEELRSKGINVPFYPDEIITDYDEEIAKKYQKVLGSAVNPVLRQGNSDRRVLPPVKEFAKKHPHSNGDWDKANKTKICYMQKGDFYENERSIIAEKDEKFYINFINLDGKKELLKELAVQSGEIVDATFLSADELDKFYEKCFDEAKKENLTLSLHLKCTMMKVSDPVIFAHAIKSYFKEVFELFDEEFKAHGVEAKNGLKDMFSKISTLKNKDEILAKFDEILSKKVKIWVLNENTSNFDVPNDVIIDASVPALIRNSGKIKDRSGELNFSLCMIPDRTYARVYEACVADFKEHGALDVSSIGSVANVGLMAKKAEEYGSHDKTFIAKEDGEFVVFDEAGKSVFKFSVKKGDIFRMTQAKDDAINAWFELALKRGEISKDELIFWLDSSRAHDRNLIVKFEKFREKFARAGVKFEILNYEQATIKSLGAIRAGKNVISVTGNVLRDYLTDLFPIFELGGSSKMLSVVPLLAGGAMFETGAGGTAPTLVKELKERNHLLWDSLGEFLALSASLEHLAFAKQKKEAKELSDALNRAVASYLDENKTPNATLDTRESHFYLALFWAREMAKSGGILSKIFENLADELEKNESEILKEIRQNDGASVEFGGYYLPDEVRANEVMRPSKILNQIIG; from the coding sequence ATGAGTGACATTATCTGGACCAAAACTGACGAAGCACCGCTATTTGCAAGCTACTCTCTCTTTCCTATCGTAAAGAGCTTTTTATCACGCACTGACATTAGTATAACTAGGGCCGATATTAGTCTGGCTGGGAGAATTTTATCTCTTTTTAGCAAAGAGCTTGGACTAAATAAGTCCGATGAGCTAGAACTTTTGGGCGAACTGACTGCGCACAAAGAGGCAAATATCATAAAACTGCCAAACATCTCAGCTACGCTTGTTCAGCTAAAAGCAGCGATAGAGGAGCTTAGAAGCAAGGGCATAAATGTGCCTTTTTATCCAGATGAGATCATCACAGACTACGACGAAGAGATCGCTAAAAAATACCAAAAAGTGCTAGGAAGCGCAGTAAATCCAGTTCTTAGACAAGGAAACTCAGATAGAAGAGTCTTGCCACCGGTTAAAGAATTTGCCAAAAAGCATCCTCACAGCAATGGCGACTGGGACAAGGCAAATAAAACTAAAATTTGCTACATGCAAAAGGGCGACTTTTATGAGAATGAGCGCTCAATTATCGCAGAAAAAGATGAGAAATTTTATATAAATTTCATAAATTTAGATGGCAAAAAAGAGCTTTTAAAAGAGCTTGCTGTCCAAAGTGGCGAGATCGTAGATGCTACCTTTTTAAGCGCAGATGAGCTAGATAAATTTTATGAAAAGTGTTTTGATGAGGCAAAAAAAGAGAATTTGACCTTGAGCTTGCATCTAAAATGCACGATGATGAAAGTTAGCGACCCAGTCATCTTTGCTCACGCGATAAAAAGCTATTTTAAAGAGGTTTTTGAGCTGTTTGATGAGGAGTTTAAAGCTCACGGCGTTGAGGCAAAAAATGGTTTAAAAGATATGTTTTCTAAAATTTCAACTCTTAAAAATAAAGATGAAATTTTGGCTAAATTTGATGAAATTTTGAGCAAAAAGGTAAAAATTTGGGTATTAAATGAAAATACCAGCAACTTTGACGTGCCAAATGACGTCATCATCGACGCCTCCGTACCAGCACTCATTAGAAACTCTGGTAAGATAAAAGATAGAAGCGGCGAGCTAAATTTCTCGCTTTGTATGATCCCAGATAGGACCTACGCTAGGGTTTATGAGGCCTGCGTGGCGGACTTTAAAGAGCATGGTGCGCTTGATGTGAGCAGCATAGGCAGTGTGGCAAACGTGGGGTTAATGGCTAAAAAGGCCGAGGAATACGGCAGCCATGATAAGACTTTTATCGCAAAAGAGGACGGAGAATTTGTAGTTTTTGATGAGGCTGGCAAGAGTGTCTTTAAATTTAGCGTCAAAAAGGGCGACATTTTTAGGATGACTCAGGCAAAGGATGATGCGATAAATGCGTGGTTTGAGCTTGCTTTAAAAAGAGGAGAAATTTCAAAAGATGAGCTTATATTTTGGCTAGATAGTAGCCGTGCTCATGATAGAAATTTGATAGTTAAATTTGAAAAATTTAGAGAGAAATTTGCTAGGGCTGGCGTGAAATTTGAAATTTTAAACTACGAGCAAGCAACGATAAAATCGCTTGGGGCAATAAGAGCTGGCAAAAACGTAATAAGCGTTACTGGCAACGTTTTAAGAGACTATCTAACCGATCTTTTCCCGATCTTTGAGCTAGGTGGCAGCTCTAAAATGCTCTCGGTCGTGCCACTACTTGCTGGTGGAGCGATGTTTGAAACAGGTGCTGGCGGGACAGCTCCGACGCTTGTAAAAGAACTAAAAGAGAGAAATCACCTGCTTTGGGATAGCTTAGGCGAGTTTTTAGCGCTTAGTGCTTCGCTCGAGCATTTGGCATTTGCTAAGCAAAAAAAAGAGGCAAAAGAGCTAAGTGATGCGCTAAATAGAGCGGTTGCTAGCTATTTGGACGAAAACAAAACGCCAAATGCCACTCTTGATACTAGGGAGTCGCACTTTTATCTAGCGCTTTTTTGGGCAAGAGAAATGGCAAAAAGTGGCGGGATTTTAAGTAAAATTTTTGAAAATTTAGCAGACGAGCTAGAGAAAAATGAGAGCGAAATTTTAAAAGAGATAAGACAAAATGATGGTGCAAGCGTGGAATTTGGCGGATATTATTTGCCAGATGAAGTGAGGGCAAATGAGGTCATGAGACCAAGCAAAATTTTAAATCAAATAATAGGATGA
- a CDS encoding malate dehydrogenase, giving the protein MKISIVGAGNVGASIAYALCMREVCDEITLVDIFGDVARAKAIDLAQSSCVFNAKTTVCGGDDFMLIEGSDIVVVTAGSPRKEGQTREDLLLKNAVVVKQTAQNIAKFAPNAVIIVVTNPLDVMVWTAHKFSGFSKNKVIGMAGELDGARCRYELALLKDKDAKELKTKIIGAHNDEMIVSASNISENLNENELATLKKETSTGGAKIVKLLGTSAYYAPAAAVVKMCEAIMGKSDEILSASVLLNDELSCGRLVRLGRDGLKEILELNINESEQEQLSKSEADIRKNIKFLKENLD; this is encoded by the coding sequence ATGAAAATAAGTATAGTTGGAGCTGGAAACGTCGGTGCGAGCATAGCTTATGCGCTTTGCATGAGAGAAGTTTGCGATGAGATCACGCTTGTGGATATATTTGGTGATGTGGCACGTGCAAAAGCTATCGATTTAGCTCAGTCAAGCTGCGTTTTTAACGCAAAAACTACCGTTTGCGGTGGCGATGATTTTATGCTAATAGAGGGCAGTGATATCGTAGTGGTAACTGCTGGAAGCCCAAGAAAAGAGGGTCAAACAAGAGAGGACTTGCTCCTTAAAAACGCCGTAGTCGTAAAACAAACAGCTCAAAATATTGCAAAATTTGCACCAAATGCGGTGATAATCGTTGTGACAAATCCGCTTGATGTGATGGTCTGGACGGCTCATAAATTTAGTGGTTTTAGCAAAAATAAAGTGATCGGCATGGCTGGTGAGCTTGATGGCGCAAGATGCAGATATGAGCTAGCACTTCTAAAAGATAAAGATGCAAAAGAGCTAAAGACAAAGATAATTGGCGCTCACAACGATGAGATGATCGTATCTGCTAGCAACATTAGCGAAAATTTAAACGAAAATGAGCTTGCAACTCTTAAAAAAGAGACAAGCACAGGTGGCGCAAAGATCGTTAAGCTCCTTGGCACTTCAGCTTACTACGCACCAGCGGCTGCTGTTGTGAAAATGTGTGAAGCGATCATGGGCAAGAGTGATGAAATTTTAAGTGCTAGCGTGCTTCTTAATGATGAGCTAAGTTGCGGCAGGCTAGTAAGGCTTGGACGTGATGGCTTAAAAGAAATTTTAGAGCTAAATATAAATGAAAGTGAGCAAGAGCAGCTAAGTAAAAGCGAAGCTGATATTAGAAAAAACATTAAATTTTTAAAAGAAAATTTGGATTAG
- a CDS encoding 4Fe-4S dicluster domain-containing protein, giving the protein MIIKENVPVWVDESRCKACDVCVSYCPAGVLAMRLEPKAVLGKMIEVVYADSCIGCRDCELHCPDFAIYVAEKGFKFAKLTPESKERAVAVKANKFAKLGESA; this is encoded by the coding sequence ATGATAATAAAAGAAAATGTACCTGTTTGGGTCGATGAGAGCAGGTGTAAGGCCTGTGATGTCTGCGTGAGCTACTGCCCAGCAGGCGTACTAGCTATGAGACTTGAGCCAAAGGCGGTGCTTGGTAAGATGATAGAGGTCGTCTATGCTGACTCATGTATAGGCTGTCGCGACTGTGAGCTTCACTGTCCTGATTTTGCCATTTATGTGGCTGAAAAAGGCTTTAAATTTGCAAAGCTAACGCCTGAGAGTAAAGAACGAGCTGTGGCCGTAAAGGCAAATAAATTTGCAAAACTTGGAGAGAGCGCATGA
- a CDS encoding 2-oxoglutarate synthase subunit alpha, giving the protein MRELVSTGNALVARAAVECGCNFFGGYPITPSSEIAHELSVLLPKNGGTFIQMEDEIAGISVALGASASGAKAMTASSGPGISLKAEQIGLGFIAEIPLVIVNVMRGGPSTGLPTRVAQGDILQAKNPTHGDISMIVLAPSSLEECYTQTVRAFNLAARFMTPVMLLLDETIGHMQARVRLPEIGELEIYKRKEFSGEPKEYKPYEATHDEPATLNPFFKGYHYHITGLHHGATGFPTEDGKIVESSMNRLFDKINLHTDECEKFEEFMLDDAEICIIAFGSVALSAKQAILNLREKGLKVGLFKPLTLFPAPTKKLKEISNTFNKILVCELNLGQYSGEISKIILRDDFAKLLKANGRPISPSEIEAKIGEIYGF; this is encoded by the coding sequence ATGAGAGAGCTAGTATCAACTGGAAATGCCCTAGTAGCAAGGGCTGCGGTCGAGTGTGGCTGTAACTTCTTTGGCGGATATCCTATCACTCCAAGTAGCGAGATTGCCCACGAGCTAAGCGTGCTTTTGCCAAAAAATGGCGGCACATTTATACAAATGGAAGATGAGATAGCTGGCATTTCAGTAGCTCTTGGTGCAAGTGCAAGTGGCGCAAAGGCGATGACTGCTAGCTCTGGACCTGGGATCTCACTAAAGGCTGAGCAAATAGGTCTTGGCTTTATCGCTGAGATACCGCTTGTCATCGTAAATGTTATGCGTGGCGGCCCTTCAACTGGCCTACCAACCAGAGTCGCACAAGGCGATATCTTGCAGGCTAAAAACCCAACTCACGGCGATATAAGCATGATCGTCCTTGCGCCAAGCAGCCTAGAGGAGTGCTATACGCAGACCGTGCGAGCCTTTAACCTCGCAGCTAGGTTTATGACGCCAGTTATGCTGCTACTTGATGAGACTATAGGTCATATGCAAGCAAGAGTGCGCCTGCCAGAGATAGGCGAGCTTGAAATTTATAAAAGAAAAGAATTTAGTGGCGAGCCAAAAGAGTATAAGCCTTACGAGGCTACGCATGATGAGCCAGCCACGCTAAATCCTTTCTTTAAAGGCTATCACTACCATATAACAGGACTTCATCACGGCGCTACTGGCTTTCCAACAGAAGATGGCAAGATCGTTGAAAGCTCGATGAATAGGCTATTTGATAAGATAAATTTACACACTGACGAGTGCGAAAAATTTGAAGAGTTTATGCTTGATGACGCTGAAATTTGCATCATCGCCTTTGGAAGTGTGGCACTTTCAGCCAAGCAAGCGATATTAAATTTACGTGAAAAGGGGCTAAAAGTAGGGCTCTTTAAACCACTCACACTTTTTCCAGCTCCAACCAAAAAACTAAAAGAGATATCAAATACATTTAATAAAATTTTAGTTTGCGAGCTAAATTTAGGTCAATATAGCGGCGAAATTTCAAAGATCATCTTAAGAGATGACTTTGCAAAACTACTAAAAGCAAACGGTAGACCGATAAGTCCAAGCGAGATCGAGGCAAAGATAGGAGAAATTTATGGCTTTTAA